From the Musa acuminata AAA Group cultivar baxijiao chromosome BXJ3-1, Cavendish_Baxijiao_AAA, whole genome shotgun sequence genome, the window ACTTACTGCCTTCACCTTGACAGGTAACAAACTTTGACAGAATCCGTACATGTACGAAAACCTAAACTCAGTCGCTTGGTCGATAAAAACTCTGAGACATAGGGAGGTAGTGGTGAAAACAACATTTTTTGGGTAATTCATTTTTAACTGCAACTTCTCTTTCCTTCATCACATCTTAACTTGAACATCAGAGGTGACCAGCTAGGATCATCCTTGACCCTCCTTTCCTTGTCTTGCTAGGTCATCACATTGAGATCCATAACAGATGGTGCATGTGTCCTGCAAAGAGATCTTGGTTGGCTCCTACAATCTAGCTTAGAGGATGACTAAATTTGACATCAGAAAAGGTTAGGTAATATGCATTTGCATTCTTTTCTTAATAATTAAAGTGCTACTCGACAAAAACCTTTCTGTAAGAGATAACAATTGAGATCACAATTGCATCCAAGGGAGGAACCAGGTTATTATCGCCGAAGAGGATACCACTGATGTTGGAAACGGGTCACACGAGGTTAATCACCATATGCGTTCCAACTGAACAAAAATTCTCACATATGGCGATTCATATACGATCATCCCAGCATCGGCTGTCCCAAAGAACGTCATGGAGGAAATAGGGGAACGATGGTGAAAGGCACTTGCAGAAGAAAGGTATCAGATCAAATCTAAAACACCAAAATCCCAACAAAAAATTACGCGTTGCAtcaattgtataaaaaaaaaccCTAATTTTTCCCTCCAACGACACCCAAGAAATACTAATTCTAACCAAACTTCACAACCCTAGAACGGGACTAAAATTTTGAGAGCACAAGCAAAGCCATCGATTTTCGTCAAACGAACCATAGAGAACAGATGTAAGGAAGACCCACTCACAGAGCTTCTTCcgattgccgacatatttgcgaaGAGGATGCAGCGTTACGGGTCAACCAACCAGGGCATGAACAGCCGGAATGGGAGAGTGGGAACGGAGAAAGAGGGGCGCGGTGATGCGGCAGCCACGAAACGAGGGTTCGCTCCCCGCAGCCAAGCCACTTCCATGGGCGGGCTTGGGGCAGGCCCGGTCTACCATCGATCACATGCACATCACGTGGCACAAAACCCGCACCATTCGCATGCGGTCACTTTGTTGGGAACTAAATTATCTTATAACATATCCAACACGCCAATCGAATCGCATCTTACAAGCAAAAAACTGACATCATCGAAAAAAATAGTATGAGATGTCAAATCACCAATAAAACACGAACACGTATCACATCACAGTCTGTTGACCGATTCCCCACACGCAACATACATCATCACCATAGCATGCAACCACGAGCAGCCAAAAGGCTCCTTCGGTCTGCAGGTTGAGCCTTCCATGCTGCTTTACAGCCTCGTGAGCGCAGAACCTCTCCGCCCATCCGGCGAGGAGAGGCGTCTTCTCTTCGTCTATAAGCTTGAGGCCGGTCAGCTTCTCGATCGCTTTGATCTAGCCGAGAGCGATGTCGTCCCATCCGAAAGAAACCTTTTCCTTTGCTCAGACTCCCGAAAGCCTCCTCCAAAAAGCGTCAGCCCGGTGAGCGCTTGCTCGATCGCTTCGGCCTTGGCTTCCTCGGTCTGAGCCTTGCCGATTATAGTCACTGAAGGCCACCACTGCAACATGGTGTGAGTCATATTGGCATCAAGTGGAAGAGAAGACGACTGCGAAGGATCCCTAGTACTGTTGATGAACTGGTCACCAGAATCGATGATACGCTGTCGTCAATGTACACGACCCAGAAGCGGTGGAGAGCGAGCTCGTAGTGGTCGACCGGCAGGATGGCAGGGCCGGAAGCAGCCCAGACGGCGTCGATGTACTGCACGATGACCATCGACTCGCAGGCCGGCCTGCCGCGGTGGAGAAGGACGGGGATCTTCTTGGACACAGGATTCGATCTCAGAAGCAGCTCGCTCTTCTTCCCCAACGCGTCCTGCAGCAACTCAGACTCCACTGCCTTGAGGCCCAGCGCTATCCCCACCTCACCACGCACGGGATCGCCCACCCCGCGATGAGCTTCACTTCCGCCATCTCTTCTCCGCTCCAAGCTGttgcctcttctcctcttcgaactctGCTGTGACACAGCAAAGTCTGACTTCGTATTTAATAGTCGGAAGTGAGACACAGGAACAAGACAATGATCGAAATATATGGATCGGATGGCTGCGTTAATGGCGGCTGTCAAACCAGTTGGCTGCCTCGCCATTGGCATTCGGAAGATCGGTAGTTGTGTGATGACAATAACCTATGAGAACAAAAAACAGTCAATGCAACGTTTGGAGATCGCCCATCGAAACCAACACGATGGTATCCTTTATTGATCACCAACACAACATCATGAGCAAACACAAAAAGGCCACCTCACGGAAAACTACTGTCGGTGACATTATTCTCTCCGGATTTCACTACAACGGCGAGATCCTGAAGCAACTCCAAGTGACCACCACGATTCATTGGCTTTAATTCGCAGGAGACTCCTCCTATTTCCCCAGACGCATCTTGGCGTACTCCATCAGCTTCTCCGTCTCCGGCATCACCTCCTTCACGGCCTCGTGGTTGCAGAACCTCTTCGCCCAAACCGCGAGCAGAGGCGTCTTCTCCTCGTCGAACAACTTGAGGCCGGTCATCTGCTCGATCACCTTCGCCCACCCCAGGTGGGCGCCGAGGGCGATGTCAACGTAGCCGATGGTGTCCCCGCCGAAGAAGGCTTTGCCTTTGCTCAGCTTCTCGAACGCCTCCTCGAGCAGCTTCAGCCCGGCCCACGCTTGCTCTGCGGATTCAGCCTTGGCCTCCTCTGTTTCAGCCTTTCCGATGCCGACCATTGACGGGAACCACTGAGTGCAGAAGGATTCAGTCATCATCATTCATGTCGATGAATGTAGAGAATTTATAGACCAAGAAGACAGAGGTCAGAAATTGATGGAGGCATGCGAACCTTGTCGTCGATGTAGACGGCCCAGAAGCGGTGGAGGGCGCGCTCGTAGGGGTCGGCCGGCAAGATGGCGTGGCCGGAATTAGCCCAGGCCCCGTCGATGTACTCCACGATGATCATCGACTCGCAGACGGGCTTGTCGTGGTGGAGGAGGACGGGGATCTTCTTGTACACAGGGTTGGATCTCAGAAGCAGCTCGCTCTTCTCCCCGAACTTCACCTCCAAGAACTCGTACTCCACCCCCTTCAGGTTCAGGGCGACCCTCGGGCGCAGCACATACGGGCTCGGCCACGCCCCGATCAGCCTCACTTCTCCTGCCGCCTCTGccattgccttcttcttcttctcccttctttGGTATGAGAGGCAGCAACGCCTGGGCTTCGTATATTTGATAATGGGTGATGCTTGTTGGAAGCTGCTCTCCTGCTTCTTGGGCAACAAGGTAGCGATTAATTGCAATAGAAATAAAGCGTCTGCAGTGACGACGCAGAGAGTCTCCGTATTCATTGGTGGCGCAAGCGATGTCGCCATAATTGTCGGATTCATTGGCGGGGAGTCAGATCCCACATCAAATTTTGTTTCTATCGACACTGAAGAACCTTTGACTCTCTGTATATATATTGACGAACATTATAATGTCATATCAGCAACAGAAGAACAGCTGCAGCGCACGGCGCACAAGAGAGTAGGATGCGGAGCCTCCGATTCTACGACGTCTTGTATTCACCATTCACAGAGGGTGAGAATTGGGTTTGACTTTTCCTGTACCTCCTCGCAGGATATCACCTGTCTGATGCAACACATCTCATCCTTACGCTTACTATTGTTATTGCATGGGTTCTTATTATCATTAttcttgtattttctttttttcgtGTAAAAGATGACTTTTGTATTGTCAAGTAAATCCTTTATTTAAGTTTGAAACTATGGGTCAAACTTAATATGTATAATTTGAGTCTTTCAATCCTTAAGCGTACGGAACTACATTCATAGTTCATCTCTTTTCTTATAACACGTGTGAatatttctaatatatttttctatgagttaattatcttttctttacttttttataaaagaaaaatcaattaagatttgataattttatctCTGTTGAGGTCGTTTTAGATAGTTACATATGTCTGGGGAAATTGGTCTTCTCATACAATTGATAGATCGTGATATCAAGAGGGAATTTGTATTTTTCCTATGAGTTAATtatgtttttcttatttttaaggcTTCAAACTTAGTTACATAAAAAATTTTACGGATCTACTCAcgggtatttatatatatatattttttatatttatatttatattatatatatatacatatatatatatacacacacatatatatatacatatatatatatatatatataagactagttcaacctttttttattttgactCACTCAGATTAAATTTTATTCTCCTGACTATGGTAATATGTCAGAATTCAAATATTGACAAGTTTGGATCAAATTAATGAGGGTTATCATATATACACCAATTCAACCTTACATGACTTTTTTAATTTTAAGTATCTTTTAGTTCATCTCTTTTCATCTcacaatattaatatttttaatataaaaataattatttttgaatgtcAATCCCAAAAAGGCATACTTCGTAGAAATATTTAGAAACAAAAGGATATTTAGCTATAGTAAAGATTTTTTCTTTGGTGAAATTAGTTTTCGTTCAAAAATTTTATTCTTTTGTAACAAATAAAtaacattttttaaaaataatcagaATTCACAAAtccatataattttgaaattttaaaataaataatttatattaattaatgtACAAAATTCCTCCATATCAATATGACAATATGCAAGGGGTAATGTTTGTGGACCCTCCGCAAGGGAGTGGTACCATAGTAGGCCTGCTTTGAATAAGAAACAATTAACCTTATCTAATATTATCTTACCACACATTGATAGGTTTGTCGTCTTCGCATAAGTTATGCAATCCAATGTTCACAAGCTTAGCTTTATAGAGGCATAGTATTGCTTCTCGTCCTATATTCCTCAACTACctgcttctcttttctttcttttctttcttctaatccctcttatgatattataataaatctaatatttaatttaaaatttttgaaacgTTGATTGAGTTTGTTTATtaagataaaataaatttattgtctAACACAACTTAGTTGTATCTTTCTCTTCCATTATTGGATGATGTTTCTTTAATTAGTTTCTAtgacatctctttttttttttttttttctttttaacgaAAATATTCCTCCACACCACCTTCGCTCTAACAAATTGGTGCCAAATTAAAATATTCCTTTTAGCTACTAACAAATTGTTGTCAACATCGTCACCATCCTGCTCTCAACTAGCTACCTCCTCCATCTTCGTCACCATTGTCCCACCACTTTTCACTAGCAACAACGAGCTCTTCCTCCTCACCATTGTCGCCCTTCCACCTTCAATAGCCAATGTAGAGCGGAGTGGTGGTGACAATATGACAGTAGTGGCACAAAGGAGCAAAATGAAGGTCATGGCAAAAATGGAGTAGACAATTAGTCGAGGACGGTGTGGTGGAGATCATGTTTAGAGTTATGGGAGAGTGAAAGGTTACAAAGGAGGCAACAATAATGTGTTAATGATCGACGGTGATCAAGGGTGGGTACGATGGTGGAGGAGTATTTTTATCAAGGTGATAAAAAAGGAATACATCATTGGATAAAAGTTTAacagtaatatttttttttataaaatatcaaatttcttTCAAACACACATTTTCTAGCAAAGAAATCCTTTATTGATaagtgtaatatatatatatatatatatatatatatatatatatatatatatatatatatatatatatatatatatatatatatatagtggccaTCATAAAGATTTTTTTAGTTTGTAAGAGGAGCTTTGGATATGGCGACACATCCTAGCGAACTCCTCTAACCTCTCAGGCTTTGACATCATCGCCTTCATTGTCTCGTGGGTGTAGAATCTATCTTCCCACCTGGTAAGTAGAGGTATCTTCTCTTCATTGATGAACTTTGTTTGTACCTTATGATACCTTGATACCATAAACCAATAGCCAATATGACTCGATTTAATCCTGAAGGCACATAGTTATCCAGGTGGCCCTTTTAGTGTTTGAGCAAGAGAGTCGCTACTGGGAATGCATTGGCCAAAGTGGTTTCATGGTGGCCCCTTGAGTATCCAAGGTCGTTTCGAGGTTAGGTCGGGGTAGGGTATAGTCTCCTTAAGAGTCCTGTATAAAAGGTCGACGTCAAGGGGGATTTTCTAACCCAACCCCTATgatctttgtgaaataaaaatttcatctaaTCCTTGCTTTACTTCCAACCTAAGAAAATAGTATAGTAAACctagatctgacatttcaaactCATGATGAAGAGTTTAAAGTTTTaccataatcacccttgatgagtcttgaaatttattttgaaatatcaacTAAGCTTGCTTTGAGATTGTCGCTGctgtaattcttgagaagattatcTCATGTACAACTTGTTAAATGATGAATAATGCCTTTGAGtctttttttctattcttcctcAGCTTGGTTTCTTCATTTGGATATGTATATCCATTCTTTATTAAGTTCCAAAGATcccgagacttgaatagagtcttcgagAAGATGACAATAaagggttgagacatggaattatcATTGAAAGCCACAATGTCTAATTCAGATTAAAATTTTGCTCCAATACCACAAATGTTAGGGATGGAAGAGTAaggaattaataaaatataatactatgatataattaaaaataatgctttcaatcaagaaaatcgatgtagtatttaaacaaTAGCTAAGACATATAATACTTATAAGATATTCTCAATTGCACATATTctatcttgtttcatgaactataATCATATCTATAGAACCTAGTGAGAACTATCTCACTCCATCATGTCACCCATTATTGAGTTAGGTATAAGAACTATcttataacttctagatcatgggtTACTATTTGGAATATACCTATAACTACTTAggacatgataactatctaggtaatcattataaattaatttataatattacCGTGGTCGAggagaatgaggattttttttgtATACGGTGTTGAATCGCAGAAGCAGCTTGCTCTTCTTCCCAAACTCGTGCTGCAACAACTAATACTCCACTCCCTAGAGGCCCAGCGCTATCCCCACCCTCACCACGTACGGGATCGCCCaccccatgatgagtttcacttccGGAATCTCTTCTCCACTTCaagctgttacctcttctcctcttcgaactctGCTATGACACAGCAAAGTTTGACTTCGTATTTAATGGTGGGAAGTGAGATAAAATAACAAGATAATGATCGAAATATATGGATTCGATTGTGGTGTTAATGGCGGTTATCAAAAGCAATTGTCGGCCTCGTCATTAACATTCGAAAGATCGGTAGTTGTGTGCTGATGATtgttaaaaagaataaaagataagaagaattattgaagaagctttattgaaaaagtgAATAAGCTTAAATGCATTAATATatccctcttctatttatacagattatcatgcccccacagatggtgctcctgtcaaggatatcaatcttTGATCGATAAGAGGTGAGAGGTGAGTGACTGCGGTGGCTTGAGATCGTGCACGTAACCTCTTAGGAATGTGACGGCCGAAGGCAAGGGGGAAGCTTCGCTATTTTTCACTACTCTGATACTATGTtgtattaacatgtccctcttctatttatacagattatgagaaaagatttccctcaacagaatagaggatttggagaaatcttatctgctatcaatgaATGAGAACAAAAACGTCAAAGCAACATTTGGAGATGGCCCATCGAATCCAACAAGATGGTATCCTTTATTGATCACCAACACAATATAACGAGGAAACTCAAAAAAGCCAAAACCTATTGTCGATGACATTATTCTATACAAATTTCACCACAACAGCAAGATCCTGAAGCCATTCCAAAAATACTGTCAATCaaaaaaattgatataatatTTAAACAAAAGGTAAGACATAAAATACTAATAAGTTATTCTCAAATACACATATTTTTTATACTTTATGAACTATAATTCTATTTATAAAATATGATTGAATTAGGTATAGAAACTATCCTATAAGATCATGTGTCACTACTTCAAACAAACATGCACTCCTTCACGGCCTCAATTACTCTGAATCAATTCTCAATACATTCCTCGTCTTTAATTTGCGGGAGACTCCTATTTCTACTGACGCATCTTGGCGATCTCCAGCAGCTTCTCCGTCTCCGGCATCACCTCCTTCACGGCCTCGTGGGCGCAGAACCTCTCCGCCCAAACCGCAAGCAGAGGTGTCTTCTCCTCGTCGAACAACTTGAGGCCGGTCATCTGCTCGATCACATTCGCCCATCCCAGGTAGGCACCGAGAGCGATGTCGACGTAACCGATGGTGTCCCCGCCGAAGAAGGCTTTGCCCTTGCTCAGCTTCTCAAACGCCTCCTCGAGCAGCTTCAGCCCGGCCCACGCTTGCTCTGCGGATTCGGCCTTGGCCTCCTCTGTTTCAGCCTTTCCGATGCCGAATATTGACGGGAACCACTGCGTGCAGAAGGATCCAGTCATCATCATTCATGTCGATAATCGTAGAAAATTTATAGACCAAGAAACAAAGGTCATAAATTGAACGAGGCATGCGAACCTTGTCGTCGATGTAGACGGACCAGAAGCGGTGGAGGGCGCGCTCGTAGGGGTCGGCAGGCAAGATGGCCTGGCCGGAATTAGCCCAGACCCCGTCGACGTACTCCACGATGATCATCGACTCGCAGACGGGCTTGTCGTGGTGGAGGAGGACGGGGATCTTCTTGTACACAGGGTTGGATCTCAGAAGCAGCTCGCTCTTCTCCCCGAACTTCTCCTGCAGGAACTCGTACTCCACCCCCTTCAGGTTGAGGGCGACCCTCGGGCGCAGCACGAACGGGCTCGGCCACGCCCCGATCAGCCTCACTTCCACTGCCGCCGCTGccattgccttcttcttcttctcccttcttcgGTATGAGAGGCAACCAACGCCCATGCTTCGTTTATAGGATAAGGGGTGATGCTTCTTGGAAGCTTCTGCCTTGGGCAACAAGGCGGCGATTAATTGCAATAGAAATAAAGCGTCTGCAGTGACGACGTAGGGAGTCGCCGTTTTCATTTGTGGCGCAAGCGATGCCCTCATAATTGTCGTCTTCATCAAATTTTGTTTCCATGGACAACCTTTGACTCCATGTTTGACCAAgtccacctatatatatatatatatatatatacccgatGACTACGGAATCAAATTTCTTTATAATCAACCTATATTAAGTCCATTGAAATATTGACAAATATAATGATTTCATATCAGCAGCACGAGAACAGCTGCAGCACACGGCCAACAAGAGATTAGGATGCGGAGCCTCCCATGCTACGTCGTCTTGTATTCACCGTTCACAGAAAGTGAGACTTGGGTTTGACATTTCCTATACCTCCTAGCAGGATATCAATCACTTGTCTGATGCAACACATCTTATCCttacatttgctattgttatcattgttcttttttttttttgtaattatttttattgttttaaagATGACTTTTGTATTATCGAGTAAATCCCTTATTTAAGTTTTAAATTATGAGTCAATCCTAATATGTATAATCTAAGTCTTTCAATCCTTTAATGTACCAAACTATCTTGATAGTTCATCTCTTTTCTTATAACAcatgttaatatttttaatatattttttatgagttaattatgtttttttttttataaaaaattatgttaAGATTTGACAATTCTACCTTTGTTGATGTCATTTTGGATAGTCACTTATAGACCATGAGAGAATTGGTCTTCTCATACAATTGAAACCTCCTCATATCAAGAGGGAATTGGTCTTTTTCTTATGATTTAATTGTGTTTTTCTTACTTTTAAGTCTTCAGTCTTAGTTACATAAAAACTTTTAGATTTGCAGAAATTTGGATGAATATAAGAATGTTAGAGTATTTGTACATTTAAGATGTCTACcccattatattatgatatatatactTTTATGCTTGTTGATCCCCAAAATAATCTTTCTTTCTACTAATTGAAGTGAAGGGCTTTCATCTTCATTATAAATTTGCATGACCATGGCACCCATTTTGTAATGCCTTATTTATGTTTGGTTGTGAGGAGAGAACAAGAAAGATGTATTTGTGTGAAGCATGACCACCTTGAGAGAACTTGTGTGCTTCCAAATTGATCTGTTTGTTTCAGTTCGAATGATtcgatttttattatttttaatcaaaaataatttaaaatataaaaaaataattttatttttaaattttaaaaatagatgtaTAATTGTAATGGGCAAAGCTGGCATAAAGAaatagatttttaaaaattttaaaccaACTAAATATCTCTTTTGACTTGAATccatattaatttatttaaatttaatatatatatatatatatatatatatatatatatatatatatatatatatatatatatatatatatatatatatatatatatatatatatatatatatatatatatatatatatatatatatatatataatcgaaacATAGGACTAATTCTAATTTGATTTGAAATCGGTGAACTACAGAAGCCGAATCGAATGGTAATCAAGACTACCACCAAATGTTTGTACACAAAGCACATAGCTAAGCTATCAATGACCTTCACGTACTTTTTCTTAATGCATTCGTCGTCACCAAATATATTTTATGCTCTAATTAAAATCTCTTAAACCAATTCAAGAAATAAATGACGCAAAGTTAAAATTTGAAAGAGGTAACTGAAAAAATCATTACAAGGAAAATAATAAACAATTCAAATATCTGCCCAagatatcttgatttataaagaaaattaaggatattatatatataagttacGACCCTTTATTCTCGTACACTCTTCGCTTAAGATAATTTGTATTTAGTTTATTTAGTAGCAATCATCTATGACTATTCTACACCGTTTTCTACTTTGTGAGGGTGAGAAAGTTATGACTGAATGGTTATTGTCCATTATCTTTCAATCGTATGTGAGTGAACCAACTGTAACATAATGAATGATAAGATGCATGTATAAATGATTAGGATCAGTTCGCTTCTTTctaaatgacattattattatgcaCGTGCATGGATCATTTGCGCGTGCAATACATGATTATtgtaaaatcttttttttcttgtaattaaaacttgttaaaattgctTGTCCTTTGTTAGGGGATTTCGTCGTCGACGTCCGAGACAACCCGATATTGTCCAAACCCGAAAGCATAAGAGTGTAGGTGATTCTGGAGTGGCTCCGAGGTGGGAAGTCGATCCTCCGAAGTGTTACATGTACTAAGACCAATGTTGAGAGAAGTTTCCTGACTCGATCCATCCAACATTCAAGTTAGTCCGAGATTCTTTTTGGATATtgatttttctcaaaaaaaagaaaaaaaagtccaTCGGGATTATGCCGAGAGTCAGCTTTTATTCCTTATATATAGAGGGGATAGTTTGTATCTACCGCAATGTCACCTTTTAACGTTTTATCCATATATGTGAAGGAGAGATAGGCCCAAACTACCTTCATTGGATTATTGTCTATAGAGCAAAG encodes:
- the LOC135629124 gene encoding glutathione S-transferase U17-like, which translates into the protein MGVGCLSYRRREKKKKAMAAAAVEVRLIGAWPSPFVLRPRVALNLKGVEYEFLQEKFGEKSELLLRSNPVYKKIPVLLHHDKPVCESMIIVEYVDGVWANSGQAILPADPYERALHRFWSVYIDDKWFPSIFGIGKAETEEAKAESAEQAWAGLKLLEEAFEKLSKGKAFFGGDTIGYVDIALGAYLGWANVIEQMTGLKLFDEEKTPLLAVWAERFCAHEAVKEVMPETEKLLEIAKMRQ
- the LOC135629123 gene encoding glutathione S-transferase U17-like, producing the protein MATSLAPPMNTETLCVVTADALFLLQLIATLLPKKQESSFQQASPIIKYTKPRRCCLSYQRREKKKKAMAEAAGEVRLIGAWPSPYVLRPRVALNLKGVEYEFLEVKFGEKSELLLRSNPVYKKIPVLLHHDKPVCESMIIVEYIDGAWANSGHAILPADPYERALHRFWAVYIDDKWFPSMVGIGKAETEEAKAESAEQAWAGLKLLEEAFEKLSKGKAFFGGDTIGYVDIALGAHLGWAKVIEQMTGLKLFDEEKTPLLAVWAKRFCNHEAVKEVMPETEKLMEYAKMRLGK
- the LOC135629125 gene encoding glutathione S-transferase U18-like; this translates as MPMARQPTGLTAAINAAIRSIYFDHCLVPVSHFRLLNTKSDFAVSQQSSKRRRGNSLERRRDGGSEAHRGVGDPVRGEVGIALGLKAVESELLQDALGKKSELLLRSNPVSKKIPVLLHRGRPACESMVIVQYIDAVWAASGPAILPVDHYELALHRFWVVYIDDSVSSILWWPSVTIIGKAQTEEAKAEAIEQALTGLTLFGGGFRESEQRKRFLSDGTTSLSARSKRSRS